One window of the Nocardia huaxiensis genome contains the following:
- a CDS encoding class II aldolase/adducin family protein, whose amino-acid sequence MPTTQEARAAVATASRRLADAGLLIGTAGNVSVQVGDLIAVTATGTTLATTTPAEVTVVDLSGSVVSGDLAPTSELQLHLGIYREFSTGAVVHTHAPKSTAIGLVLDELPVLHYQQLLLGGSTPVVPFHPFGTQQLADAVRTALPGKQAALLANHGAITHGATLDQAVENALLLEWACTLYLDAAIVGAPRPLTPVQQQAVLEVALRTGYGTPKPLGKEPK is encoded by the coding sequence ATGCCGACCACTCAGGAAGCGCGAGCAGCCGTCGCCACCGCGTCCCGCCGCCTCGCCGACGCCGGCCTACTGATCGGCACCGCGGGCAATGTGAGTGTTCAGGTGGGCGACCTGATAGCGGTAACGGCCACCGGAACCACCCTGGCCACAACCACTCCCGCCGAGGTCACCGTGGTCGACCTGTCCGGGTCAGTGGTGTCCGGCGACCTCGCCCCCACCTCCGAACTCCAGTTGCACCTGGGCATCTACCGCGAGTTCTCCACCGGCGCGGTGGTCCACACCCATGCCCCCAAATCCACTGCCATCGGCCTGGTGCTGGACGAACTCCCGGTCCTCCACTACCAGCAGCTGCTCCTGGGCGGTTCCACTCCCGTCGTTCCCTTCCACCCCTTCGGCACCCAACAGTTGGCCGACGCGGTCCGCACCGCCCTCCCCGGCAAGCAGGCCGCCCTCCTCGCCAACCACGGCGCGATAACCCACGGCGCAACCCTCGACCAAGCCGTCGAGAACGCCCTCCTCCTGGAATGGGCCTGCACCCTGTACCTCGACGCCGCGATTGTCGGCGCCCCGCGCCCCCTCACCCCCGTCCAACAACAAGCAGTCCTGGAAGTAGCCCTCCGAACCGGCTACGGCACCCCCAAACCCCTTGGCAAGGAACCGAAATGA
- a CDS encoding transcriptional regulator, which produces MDPARNRADTAPVDYFPVFEENPYMFTDYGTPPNAASTRAVVEERLQEQREKGGVAETLTVEWRGAPLHIQVIDMPLNSLYFNPGTHRIRAQRSLDPQRDELAKQNPWSAESQDYLRHLLTIRPSEPDHRDPAFEDLKKSLAEHKQNEPGLITRDGILVNGNTRCAALRELNTTNSIRVGVLPASCTWEDINDVELSLQLRPDKRRDYSYINRLLAIEEQRNELKRDLTVIAKAFHTTTMSVERDLWVLAQLRDLIRRSESPDGKALRLMDLERSQEKLAELYRAYDKEKGKSKERAELLKEARLAAIVLDFAKTDVRWIEPDFHSRYLAKVLPDEHKVVDDVAPSTVAIPGLNRSVKAAGANVAAAQRVTDTLLKAKAVEAVGDRATPAEQADAAAVVLSIREAFNEAIDTAGREARLRKKRLAAPDRIMDACKDLEQSITDLVMSRGNSSLDEGAFDDALEQLHAVLSKLSIEAQRSIDLPGGGLNWLIAAAELEIPQT; this is translated from the coding sequence GTGGATCCTGCACGCAACCGTGCCGATACTGCGCCGGTCGACTACTTCCCTGTTTTTGAGGAGAATCCATACATGTTCACGGATTACGGGACGCCGCCGAATGCCGCTTCTACTCGAGCTGTCGTAGAGGAGCGCCTCCAAGAGCAGCGAGAAAAGGGTGGCGTAGCTGAGACTCTGACGGTGGAATGGCGTGGAGCGCCACTCCACATCCAGGTCATCGACATGCCCTTGAACTCGTTGTACTTCAATCCCGGGACCCACCGTATCCGTGCGCAGCGGAGTCTCGACCCGCAGCGTGACGAGCTTGCGAAGCAGAATCCGTGGAGTGCGGAGAGTCAGGACTATCTGCGTCATCTGCTGACGATTCGCCCATCCGAACCCGATCATCGCGATCCTGCGTTCGAGGACCTGAAAAAGAGCCTCGCGGAGCACAAACAGAACGAGCCGGGTTTGATCACCCGCGACGGTATTCTGGTCAATGGGAATACCCGGTGTGCGGCACTGCGAGAGCTCAACACAACCAACAGTATTCGTGTAGGAGTTCTGCCGGCTTCCTGCACGTGGGAGGACATCAACGACGTCGAGCTGTCTCTGCAGCTTCGGCCGGACAAGCGCCGCGACTACTCCTATATCAACCGGCTGCTCGCTATCGAAGAACAGCGTAATGAGCTCAAGCGTGACTTGACTGTCATTGCCAAGGCATTCCATACCACGACGATGTCCGTTGAACGTGATCTCTGGGTGCTCGCTCAGCTGCGGGATCTGATTCGCCGCAGTGAGTCCCCTGATGGGAAGGCGTTGCGCCTCATGGATCTCGAGCGCTCCCAGGAGAAGCTGGCTGAGCTCTACCGCGCCTACGACAAGGAGAAGGGGAAGAGCAAGGAAAGGGCTGAGCTGCTGAAGGAGGCACGACTCGCAGCGATCGTGCTCGATTTCGCCAAGACGGATGTCCGCTGGATCGAGCCCGATTTCCACAGCCGCTACCTCGCGAAGGTTCTGCCTGACGAGCACAAAGTGGTAGACGATGTCGCTCCGTCGACGGTAGCCATTCCTGGACTGAATCGGTCGGTCAAAGCTGCCGGTGCGAATGTTGCTGCAGCGCAACGTGTTACGGATACACTGCTCAAAGCCAAGGCGGTGGAGGCTGTTGGGGACAGGGCCACGCCGGCCGAACAAGCTGATGCGGCAGCCGTTGTGCTCTCCATTCGAGAAGCGTTCAACGAAGCTATCGACACCGCAGGTCGTGAAGCCCGGCTTCGGAAAAAGCGCTTGGCTGCCCCGGATCGAATCATGGACGCCTGCAAGGATCTCGAGCAGTCCATCACGGATCTGGTGATGTCCCGTGGAAACTCGAGTCTCGATGAAGGAGCCTTCGACGATGCCCTCGAGCAGCTGCACGCGGTGCTGTCCAAACTGTCGATCGAGGCGCAGCGAAGCATCGACCTTCCTGGCGGTGGCCTGAACTGGTTGATCGCTGCGGCAGAGCTGGAGATCCCGCAGACATGA
- a CDS encoding DNA cytosine methyltransferase, which produces MTHLRATPSHTDAGDQGMTCDGAGKGAHSATSKRVFTSIEICAGAGGQAVGLHQAGFRHLALVEIDKHAVATLKLNIEGHRLEDWHGDQCDILDFDVNKFKPSRHLIKSGHLLKKHGLDLLAGGVPCPPFSHAGKQLGKDDERDLFPRMLELVKELRPRAVLIENVRGIMDPKFATYRSWIKARLQGGEYIDDDGTKKFEKGLGYRVADWSVLEASDFGVPQLRPRAILVAFRKDVAGISFYKPPAATHTTPVSVAYALEESMKTRFERYYSGEKSAQAHAAYKRWHETAIARANELEGKGGGVAPTLVGGSKKHGGADLGPSRAKAAWRQLGVSGMGVANDIETCWSKHTEDRDLFGPDGPMLTVQQAAIIQGFPPNWEFSGGKTAQYRQVGNAFPPPVAQAVGKAILNILSSSNRNNTEKARKGSKKAAVTEAPQASLFGDEEMQEAS; this is translated from the coding sequence GTGACCCACCTTCGCGCCACCCCTAGCCACACCGACGCAGGCGATCAGGGCATGACCTGCGACGGCGCAGGGAAAGGCGCACATTCGGCGACGTCGAAACGTGTGTTTACATCGATCGAGATCTGCGCCGGCGCCGGTGGTCAAGCTGTAGGCCTCCACCAAGCAGGCTTTCGCCACCTCGCACTGGTCGAGATAGACAAGCATGCTGTCGCCACCCTCAAACTAAACATCGAAGGGCACCGGCTCGAAGACTGGCATGGCGACCAGTGTGACATCCTCGATTTCGATGTGAATAAGTTCAAGCCTTCGCGTCACCTCATAAAGAGTGGTCACCTTCTGAAGAAGCACGGGTTGGACCTCTTGGCCGGCGGCGTCCCTTGCCCCCCGTTCTCACATGCCGGCAAGCAGCTAGGCAAGGACGATGAGCGGGATCTGTTTCCTCGCATGCTGGAATTGGTCAAGGAGCTTCGACCAAGAGCGGTCTTGATTGAAAACGTACGCGGAATTATGGATCCGAAATTCGCAACATATCGCTCTTGGATCAAGGCCAGACTGCAGGGCGGCGAATATATCGATGACGACGGAACAAAAAAGTTCGAAAAGGGTCTGGGGTACCGCGTCGCTGACTGGAGCGTTTTGGAGGCAAGCGATTTTGGAGTCCCACAGCTTCGCCCTCGAGCAATTCTTGTCGCCTTTCGCAAGGATGTCGCGGGAATATCGTTCTACAAACCGCCCGCAGCTACACATACAACACCAGTCAGCGTCGCATACGCGCTTGAAGAGTCAATGAAAACTCGATTTGAGCGCTATTACTCTGGAGAAAAATCGGCACAGGCACACGCCGCCTACAAGCGATGGCACGAAACTGCAATTGCCCGCGCCAATGAACTCGAAGGAAAAGGCGGAGGCGTCGCTCCGACACTGGTGGGGGGGTCAAAGAAGCACGGTGGTGCCGACCTCGGCCCCAGCCGGGCGAAAGCCGCCTGGAGACAACTCGGCGTTTCCGGTATGGGTGTAGCAAATGATATTGAAACCTGCTGGTCAAAGCATACAGAAGACCGGGATCTGTTCGGCCCAGATGGGCCGATGCTCACCGTACAACAGGCTGCAATAATTCAAGGTTTCCCACCTAATTGGGAATTCTCTGGCGGTAAGACCGCGCAATATCGCCAAGTTGGAAATGCCTTCCCCCCACCTGTTGCACAAGCTGTCGGCAAGGCTATCTTGAACATTCTCTCCAGCAGCAACAGAAATAATACCGAGAAGGCCCGGAAGGGATCCAAGAAGGCAGCGGTAACGGAGGCACCCCAAGCTTCACTGTTCGGAGACGAAGAAATGCAGGAAGCCTCGTAG
- a CDS encoding very short patch repair endonuclease — protein sequence MREPGWRRGLCGSIFPHDMLVARTGTDVTESRSREARRKAHERGLYPAPLNEGRSRNMQANRRSGTKPEIALRSALHRLGYRFRKDLRLDLGSVKVRPDIVFTARKVAVFVDGCFWHVCPEHGRQPTTNEWYWAPKLRRNIERDRAADAALSAAGWHVVRLREHESLESAVSAVARVLATESEHVSDHMGQVGP from the coding sequence ATGCGGGAGCCAGGATGGAGGAGAGGTCTGTGCGGGAGTATCTTTCCGCACGACATGCTGGTAGCTCGAACTGGGACAGACGTGACCGAGAGCAGATCGCGAGAAGCTCGGAGAAAGGCCCACGAACGGGGCCTCTATCCTGCACCCCTCAACGAGGGTCGCTCCCGGAACATGCAAGCTAACCGCCGATCCGGTACCAAGCCCGAGATCGCGCTGCGGAGCGCGTTGCATCGTCTGGGCTACCGATTCCGCAAGGACCTCAGGCTCGACCTCGGCTCGGTGAAGGTCCGGCCGGACATTGTCTTCACGGCTCGCAAGGTAGCGGTGTTCGTAGATGGTTGCTTCTGGCACGTCTGCCCCGAGCACGGCCGCCAGCCGACGACGAACGAATGGTATTGGGCGCCAAAGCTTCGCCGGAACATTGAACGGGACCGGGCGGCGGACGCTGCGCTGAGTGCAGCTGGTTGGCACGTTGTCCGTCTGCGGGAACACGAGAGCCTGGAAAGCGCTGTGAGCGCCGTCGCCAGAGTCTTGGCTACCGAGTCCGAACATGTGAGCGATCATATGGGACAGGTCGGCCCTTGA
- a CDS encoding DEAD/DEAH box helicase: protein MNLSELATWPHEGVDWDDDLMALVNGVLDDSETVERNLQEAPVGGAADAVQPDDVIDLLGPDWAADLTSFQRRDVARLLSLRHGANFSVPGAGKTRVALAVYAAMRERGEAQRLLVVGPKSAYESWEFESAFCFKEPLRVAVSGRLEDPLADLRIVNYERLDRSLNSLATWLRSAPSMIILDEAHRMKLGASGTYGAACLALGPLANRRLILTGTPAPNGAKDLESLLSFVWPGHGKRVVTEAVGGGDLAYASSVLRPLFTRTTKRELGLPPFEPKVRYLDMPPIHAEIYEALKGNFSTRAEGSRSSIEALGRAMLRLLMAATSPALLLEGSSPYEPLEYQLPPLDPSPGDSLYDLLRSLPSYELSPKYQETLKIVADNASQGRKTLVWTTFVRSLRTIEKLLEGYGPAVVFGGTADREEQLRRFREDPDCHVLISNPATLGEGISLHQVCHDAVYVDRDFMAGRFLQSLDRIHRLGLAPGTETRVTILATRKTIDEVVRVRLEEKLEFMGRILDDPDVQQLADLQEEPAAGAGMDVADVRALLRHLEPSAAV from the coding sequence ATGAACCTCAGTGAGCTCGCTACCTGGCCGCATGAGGGGGTCGATTGGGACGACGACCTCATGGCACTCGTCAACGGCGTGCTCGATGACTCCGAGACCGTTGAGCGGAACTTGCAAGAGGCGCCCGTGGGTGGCGCTGCCGATGCGGTTCAGCCTGATGACGTGATTGACTTGCTCGGACCGGATTGGGCCGCCGATCTGACGTCGTTTCAGCGTCGTGATGTCGCTCGGTTGCTCTCGCTGCGTCACGGTGCCAACTTCAGTGTTCCAGGTGCCGGCAAAACTCGTGTCGCACTTGCTGTCTACGCTGCGATGCGCGAACGCGGTGAGGCGCAGCGACTCTTGGTTGTTGGGCCAAAATCCGCTTACGAATCCTGGGAATTCGAAAGCGCATTCTGCTTCAAAGAACCGCTGCGTGTTGCGGTGAGCGGCCGGTTGGAGGATCCGCTCGCGGACTTGCGCATTGTGAACTACGAGAGGCTGGATCGATCGCTGAACAGCCTGGCAACCTGGCTGCGGTCGGCACCGTCGATGATCATCTTGGATGAGGCACACCGGATGAAGCTAGGGGCAAGCGGCACATACGGTGCCGCCTGTCTGGCGCTCGGACCTCTGGCGAATCGCCGCCTCATCCTTACTGGTACGCCTGCACCGAATGGTGCAAAGGACCTCGAGAGCCTCTTGTCGTTCGTTTGGCCTGGGCATGGCAAGCGGGTTGTCACTGAGGCTGTGGGTGGTGGCGACCTTGCCTATGCCAGTTCGGTGCTCCGACCGCTCTTTACACGGACGACGAAGCGTGAACTAGGTCTCCCCCCGTTCGAACCCAAGGTCCGCTATCTTGATATGCCGCCGATCCATGCAGAGATCTACGAGGCGCTGAAGGGCAATTTCTCAACTCGGGCAGAAGGTTCCCGGTCCAGCATTGAAGCCCTCGGACGAGCCATGCTGCGCCTGCTGATGGCTGCAACGAGCCCCGCGCTGCTGTTGGAAGGCTCAAGCCCGTACGAGCCGCTCGAATACCAGCTGCCTCCGCTCGATCCATCGCCCGGCGACTCTCTGTACGACCTGTTACGGAGCCTTCCAAGCTACGAGCTCTCGCCGAAGTACCAAGAGACCCTGAAGATCGTGGCCGACAACGCGTCCCAGGGCCGGAAGACGCTCGTGTGGACGACCTTCGTTCGTAGTCTCAGGACTATCGAGAAGCTGCTCGAAGGTTACGGCCCAGCCGTTGTCTTTGGCGGTACAGCCGATCGGGAGGAGCAGTTACGCCGGTTCCGTGAAGACCCGGACTGTCATGTTCTTATCTCTAACCCGGCCACCCTTGGGGAGGGCATCAGCCTCCACCAGGTATGCCACGACGCTGTCTATGTGGATCGTGACTTCATGGCTGGGCGGTTCTTGCAGAGCTTGGACCGCATTCATCGCCTCGGTCTGGCTCCCGGCACCGAAACGCGGGTAACGATCCTCGCCACCCGTAAAACGATCGACGAAGTGGTTCGGGTGCGGCTGGAGGAAAAGCTCGAGTTCATGGGCCGGATCCTTGATGATCCCGATGTCCAGCAACTCGCCGATCTGCAAGAGGAACCCGCGGCGGGCGCCGGAATGGACGTGGCGGATGTCCGGGCGTTACTGCGGCATCTTGAGCCTTCTGCGGCTGTGTAG
- a CDS encoding SDR family NAD(P)-dependent oxidoreductase: MERFADRRVLITGAGSGIGRATVHRILAEGGQVVAADVNTDGLAETAKQAGENGNAERLTTVRIDIADEESVQAGVASAVETLGGLDALINAAGILRSAHTHEMPLADFNRIITVNLTGTFLMIRESLPALLASEKGVIVNFTSTSAFFAHPYMSAYAASKGGIMSMTHALAAEYSKQGLRVVAVAPGSISSDMTDGRGPGLPEDADYTLFMKLIPGIGQGFASPDTVAGVVAMLASDDGAFITGTEIRIDGGTHY; encoded by the coding sequence ATGGAGCGTTTTGCTGATCGCCGGGTACTGATCACCGGTGCGGGGTCGGGTATCGGGCGGGCTACCGTGCACCGGATTCTGGCCGAGGGCGGGCAGGTTGTGGCCGCGGACGTCAATACCGATGGGCTCGCGGAGACCGCCAAGCAGGCCGGGGAGAACGGGAATGCCGAGCGGCTCACCACCGTGCGGATCGATATTGCCGATGAGGAGTCGGTGCAGGCCGGGGTCGCTTCGGCGGTCGAGACGCTCGGTGGGCTGGATGCGCTCATCAATGCGGCGGGGATTCTGCGCTCGGCGCATACGCATGAGATGCCGTTGGCGGACTTCAATCGGATCATCACGGTGAATCTCACGGGGACGTTCCTGATGATCCGGGAGTCGCTGCCGGCGCTGCTCGCCTCCGAGAAGGGGGTGATTGTGAACTTCACGTCCACCTCGGCGTTCTTCGCGCACCCGTACATGTCGGCCTATGCCGCGTCCAAGGGCGGGATCATGTCCATGACGCATGCGCTGGCTGCCGAATACAGCAAGCAGGGGTTGCGGGTGGTTGCCGTTGCGCCGGGGTCGATTTCGAGCGATATGACCGACGGGCGCGGGCCGGGGCTGCCGGAGGACGCCGATTACACGCTGTTCATGAAGCTGATTCCGGGGATCGGGCAGGGGTTCGCCTCGCCGGATACCGTGGCGGGCGTCGTCGCCATGCTGGCCTCGGATGATGGCGCGTTCATCACCGGCACCGAGATTCGGATCGACGGCGGCACGCACTACTGA
- a CDS encoding NaeI family type II restriction endonuclease: MEQLSLSLDSARQGLPTSPDIELEHVAAAIRALDPDGSRFATVLRNTIDQLLDGENTGRYDWKDLMKTEKTHAGTLVEINLQRAFKFGDGIDMDYSIAGIDVDAKYSQKFGGWMIPPEAKNHLCLLVWADDYKSIWSAGLIRIGESILNTGGNRDSKATIRADARKRITWLWHNCELPENVLLHIDPLTRSRIFLPADGQQRVNELFRSVHGRRVGRGVVRTVARQSDYMARVREGKGRARTVLRDEGIIILGGFRAHQKLALDLGGPVPRPGEFVAHPVMRARPEHKNRPRAEIAGELWVVAEPGETRDKPAPVVQNPQRTHKT, from the coding sequence GTGGAGCAGCTGAGCCTTTCGCTTGACTCTGCACGACAGGGACTGCCAACCAGCCCTGATATCGAACTTGAGCACGTTGCCGCAGCGATCCGAGCGCTCGATCCTGATGGAAGCAGATTCGCAACCGTTCTCCGCAACACCATCGATCAGCTGCTTGATGGCGAGAACACGGGGCGCTACGACTGGAAAGACCTCATGAAGACGGAGAAGACTCACGCGGGCACTCTCGTTGAGATAAATCTCCAGCGAGCGTTCAAGTTTGGTGATGGCATCGACATGGACTACTCCATCGCGGGAATCGATGTCGACGCCAAGTACTCACAGAAGTTCGGCGGGTGGATGATTCCACCGGAAGCCAAGAACCATTTGTGTTTGCTCGTATGGGCAGATGACTACAAGAGCATCTGGAGCGCGGGCCTGATCCGTATCGGCGAGAGCATTCTCAACACGGGAGGTAACAGAGATAGCAAAGCGACCATCAGGGCTGATGCACGTAAACGCATCACCTGGCTCTGGCACAATTGCGAACTGCCCGAAAACGTACTGCTTCATATCGACCCCCTCACCCGGAGCAGGATCTTCCTCCCCGCAGATGGCCAGCAGCGAGTCAATGAGCTGTTCCGCTCGGTCCACGGTCGCAGGGTCGGCCGCGGTGTTGTTCGCACTGTGGCTCGGCAGTCCGACTACATGGCACGAGTGCGAGAAGGCAAAGGGCGGGCACGGACTGTCCTCAGAGACGAGGGGATCATTATTCTCGGCGGGTTTAGGGCCCACCAAAAACTTGCCCTCGACCTCGGAGGACCAGTTCCGAGACCCGGTGAATTTGTGGCACACCCGGTGATGCGAGCACGCCCCGAGCACAAGAACCGGCCTCGCGCCGAGATCGCGGGCGAGCTATGGGTTGTTGCCGAACCTGGCGAGACCCGGGACAAACCAGCCCCAGTAGTGCAGAATCCGCAGCGCACACACAAGACCTGA
- a CDS encoding TetR/AcrR family transcriptional regulator, translating to MAELGVPEGMLRRVPRQARSRERLAHVLRVADRMIAEHGVGELSMIRLAMAAGVSVGSLYQYLPDKEAVLEALAVAYLERIEGVLEELIESAGQQHWEDPAGTLVETFAEIYRREPGFRALWFGRQWTEATQAADRAHKQRMAEGLRRLILAQGLLPERDWLADACWSAHVMADALMQEAFRGDSEGDPGVLRELTAAVRGYLGELGRRG from the coding sequence ATGGCGGAGTTGGGTGTCCCGGAGGGGATGTTGCGGCGGGTGCCGCGGCAGGCTCGGAGTCGGGAGCGGCTGGCGCATGTGCTTCGCGTGGCGGATCGGATGATCGCGGAGCACGGGGTGGGGGAGCTCAGCATGATTCGGCTTGCCATGGCGGCGGGGGTGTCGGTGGGGTCGCTGTATCAGTACCTGCCGGATAAGGAAGCGGTGTTGGAGGCGCTGGCGGTGGCCTACCTCGAGCGGATCGAGGGGGTGCTGGAGGAGTTGATCGAGAGTGCGGGGCAACAGCATTGGGAGGATCCGGCGGGGACGCTCGTCGAGACCTTCGCGGAGATCTATCGGCGGGAACCCGGGTTTCGGGCGCTGTGGTTCGGGCGGCAGTGGACGGAGGCCACGCAGGCTGCGGATCGGGCGCACAAGCAGCGGATGGCGGAGGGGCTGCGGCGGCTCATTCTGGCGCAAGGGCTGCTGCCGGAACGGGATTGGTTGGCGGACGCCTGTTGGAGTGCGCACGTCATGGCTGACGCGCTGATGCAGGAGGCGTTTCGGGGGGATTCGGAGGGGGATCCGGGGGTGCTGCGGGAGTTGACGGCTGCTGTGCGGGGATATCTGGGGGAGTTGGGGCGGCGGGGGTGA
- a CDS encoding carbohydrate kinase family protein, which produces MNIICLGVHVLDILVHPVSEIPEGQQTAFVENIRITPAGTAAGTAVVLAKLGATVRTAGAVGTDSNGDFLLSLLNRAGIDTSLVVRKPDHPTSTTVLPIRPNGDRPTLHLLGANPFYSLDDVDWDAIATADYLHLGGPELLGADNAARILRHAKESGAITSADLLAPGSLGSLDAIAPALPYIDYFLPNEEQALGFTKTTDLLAACHILHSAGAGTLAVTRGAEGSLLFSANEIQEFPALETKVVDTTGCGDAFTAGFLRAISLNRSLPEAIQLATATASLVAQGLGTDHGNYTLATADQLTN; this is translated from the coding sequence ATGAACATCATCTGCCTAGGCGTCCACGTCCTCGACATCCTCGTCCACCCGGTCTCCGAAATCCCCGAAGGCCAGCAAACCGCCTTCGTGGAAAACATCCGCATCACCCCCGCCGGCACCGCGGCAGGCACAGCCGTGGTCCTGGCCAAACTGGGCGCAACCGTCCGCACCGCAGGCGCGGTAGGCACCGACTCGAACGGCGATTTCCTTCTCTCCCTGCTGAACCGAGCCGGCATCGACACCTCCCTGGTGGTCCGCAAACCCGACCACCCCACCTCCACCACAGTCCTCCCCATCCGCCCCAACGGCGACCGCCCCACCCTCCACCTGTTGGGCGCCAACCCCTTCTACTCCCTCGACGACGTCGACTGGGATGCGATAGCGACGGCCGACTACCTCCACCTGGGCGGCCCCGAGCTCCTCGGCGCCGACAACGCGGCCCGAATCCTCCGCCACGCCAAGGAATCCGGCGCCATCACCTCCGCCGACCTCCTGGCCCCAGGCTCCCTCGGTTCCCTGGATGCAATAGCCCCCGCCCTCCCCTACATCGACTACTTCCTCCCCAACGAGGAACAAGCCCTGGGCTTCACCAAAACCACCGACCTCTTGGCCGCCTGCCACATCCTCCACTCCGCGGGCGCTGGCACCCTGGCCGTAACCCGAGGCGCCGAGGGTTCACTCCTTTTCTCCGCCAACGAAATCCAAGAATTCCCCGCCCTGGAAACCAAGGTGGTGGACACCACCGGCTGCGGCGACGCCTTCACCGCCGGATTCCTCCGAGCCATAAGCCTGAACCGCTCACTCCCCGAAGCAATCCAACTAGCCACCGCCACAGCATCATTGGTAGCCCAGGGCCTAGGCACCGACCACGGCAACTACACCCTCGCCACCGCCGACCAACTCACCAACTAA
- a CDS encoding TetR/AcrR family transcriptional regulator: MPAAPAEPRRLTLAERRKAETRMDIARTAARLFAERGTAAVTAEEIAAESGVALRTFYRYCRTKEDAVEPMLAAGAQRWLRIIAEGPQHLPTLAELEAAAVRALTFEGADEDLEVTRGLLRAMDTDNALRAVWHRINLEGERELRLALTDLASGNTDDLQIRLIAAAIAGSIRIAVEQWASTDAPATGKGSPSDLVVRCIRTAGSGLHVT; the protein is encoded by the coding sequence GTGCCCGCAGCCCCCGCCGAGCCGCGCCGCCTCACCCTGGCCGAGCGCCGCAAGGCCGAAACCCGCATGGACATAGCCCGCACCGCAGCCCGCCTCTTCGCCGAACGAGGCACCGCAGCGGTCACCGCCGAGGAGATCGCCGCCGAGTCCGGCGTAGCCCTGCGCACCTTCTACCGCTACTGCCGCACGAAGGAAGACGCAGTCGAGCCCATGCTCGCCGCCGGCGCCCAACGCTGGCTCCGAATCATCGCCGAGGGCCCGCAACACCTGCCGACCCTCGCCGAACTCGAAGCCGCAGCAGTACGCGCCCTCACCTTCGAAGGCGCAGACGAAGACCTCGAAGTAACCCGAGGCCTCCTCCGAGCCATGGACACCGACAACGCCCTCCGCGCCGTCTGGCACCGCATCAACCTCGAAGGCGAACGCGAACTACGCCTGGCCCTAACCGATTTGGCCTCCGGCAACACCGATGATCTCCAAATCCGCTTGATAGCAGCCGCAATCGCCGGCTCCATCCGAATTGCCGTGGAACAGTGGGCATCCACGGACGCCCCCGCCACTGGTAAGGGCTCCCCCTCCGATCTTGTGGTGCGCTGCATCCGAACCGCTGGTTCCGGATTGCACGTCACTTAA